In one window of Haemophilus parainfluenzae DNA:
- the rnd gene encoding ribonuclease D yields MIKECQNQPQFTLIQNNEELAQVCQLARQQSAVALDTEFMRVSTYYPKLGLIQLYDSERVSLIDPLSITDFSPFVELLHDQEVIKILHACNEDLLVFLQEFDALPQPMMDTQIMARFLGFANSAGLAKLVLHYLGVEMDKGATRTNWLKRPLSPVQLQYAAGDVWYLLPVYQKMQIELAESPWFQAVIDDCQLAISKTSKLDDRDPDKAYLDIPNVWKLNPLELARLQLLAKWRQETAMSRNLALSYVVKSDNLWKVAKNNPRNTLEMLALGLSENEVRVRGKKMLQLLAQSRRISPYDYPTRLVRIVDDPRYKKAIRLLQEKAYELTPKGLTLDILASKRNLEDLIKWVWLKNEDMTKQPDLLLGWRREIGLKLVEYLKSVE; encoded by the coding sequence ATGATAAAAGAATGCCAAAATCAACCGCAGTTTACATTAATTCAAAATAATGAAGAGCTCGCTCAGGTTTGTCAGTTAGCACGTCAGCAAAGTGCGGTCGCTTTAGATACCGAATTTATGCGGGTATCGACCTATTATCCTAAATTAGGATTAATTCAACTTTATGATAGTGAACGAGTTTCATTGATCGATCCTTTATCGATTACTGATTTTTCACCTTTTGTAGAATTATTACATGATCAAGAGGTAATAAAAATTTTGCATGCTTGTAATGAAGATTTATTGGTTTTCTTACAAGAATTTGATGCGCTTCCACAACCTATGATGGATACACAAATCATGGCGCGTTTCCTAGGTTTTGCTAATTCAGCGGGCCTGGCTAAACTTGTGTTGCATTATTTGGGCGTTGAAATGGATAAAGGGGCAACACGTACAAACTGGCTAAAACGCCCGCTTTCTCCCGTACAGCTACAATATGCTGCAGGGGATGTATGGTATCTCTTACCAGTCTATCAAAAAATGCAAATAGAATTAGCAGAATCTCCTTGGTTTCAAGCGGTAATTGATGATTGCCAGCTTGCGATTTCGAAAACCAGTAAATTAGACGATCGCGATCCAGACAAAGCTTATTTGGATATTCCGAATGTTTGGAAATTGAATCCGCTCGAATTAGCGCGTTTACAGCTATTGGCAAAATGGCGACAAGAAACCGCAATGTCACGAAACTTAGCTCTTTCTTATGTGGTGAAATCAGACAACCTTTGGAAAGTAGCCAAAAATAATCCTCGTAATACATTAGAAATGTTAGCGCTTGGATTATCTGAAAATGAAGTGCGTGTACGTGGCAAAAAAATGCTTCAATTATTAGCACAAAGCCGTCGAATTTCACCTTATGATTATCCTACACGTTTAGTGCGCATTGTGGATGATCCTCGTTATAAAAAGGCAATTCGATTGTTACAAGAAAAAGCTTATGAACTGACCCCAAAAGGATTAACCCTTGATATTCTGGCGAGTAAACGAAATTTAGAAGATCTCATTAAATGGGTTTGGCTAAAAAATGAAGATATGACCAAACAGCCCGATCTGCTTTTAGGGTGGCGAAGAGAAATTGGCTTGAAGCTGGTTGAATACTTAAAATCTGTAGAATAG
- the pta gene encoding phosphate acetyltransferase — MNNAEILGVFSAQAGKIKTLDAQALANAISAPLAREARISPAAFRFKLTDLARKAGKTIVLPEGDEPRTVKAAAICAERGIAKSVLLADPESVKKVAAEQGVTLGADVTIINPADVRENYVARLVELRKSKGLTEEQARAQLEDTVVLGTMMLEAGEVDGLVSGAVHTTANTIRPPMQIIKTAPGSSIISSVFFMLLPDQVLVYGDCAVNPEPTAEQLAEIAIQSAESAKAFGLNPKVAMLSYSTGTSGSGQSVEKVKEATRIAQEKRPDLLIDGPLQYDAAVMKDVAASKAPNSKVAGQANVFVFPDINAGNIGYKAVQRSADLVAVGPMLQGMRKPVNDLSRGALVDDIVYTIALTAIQATQA, encoded by the coding sequence GTGAACAACGCTGAAATCTTAGGTGTATTTAGTGCGCAAGCAGGCAAAATTAAAACCTTAGATGCTCAAGCACTAGCGAATGCAATCTCTGCACCACTTGCTCGAGAAGCGCGTATTTCTCCAGCTGCATTCCGTTTCAAATTAACCGATTTAGCTCGCAAAGCAGGTAAAACCATCGTATTACCAGAAGGTGATGAACCTCGTACTGTTAAAGCAGCAGCTATCTGTGCTGAACGTGGTATTGCAAAATCAGTGTTATTAGCGGATCCAGAATCCGTGAAAAAAGTTGCAGCAGAACAAGGCGTGACTTTAGGTGCTGACGTAACGATCATCAATCCAGCTGACGTACGCGAAAACTACGTTGCTCGTTTGGTTGAATTACGTAAATCTAAAGGTTTAACGGAAGAACAAGCGCGCGCGCAATTAGAAGACACCGTTGTATTAGGTACGATGATGTTAGAAGCGGGCGAAGTAGATGGTTTAGTCTCTGGTGCCGTTCACACCACTGCAAATACCATTCGTCCACCGATGCAAATCATCAAAACAGCACCAGGTAGCTCAATTATCTCGTCTGTATTCTTCATGTTATTACCAGACCAAGTATTAGTGTATGGTGACTGTGCAGTAAACCCAGAACCAACCGCTGAACAACTGGCTGAAATCGCAATCCAATCAGCTGAATCTGCAAAAGCATTTGGTTTAAATCCAAAAGTCGCAATGCTTTCTTACTCAACCGGTACTTCTGGTTCAGGCCAATCTGTAGAGAAAGTGAAAGAAGCAACGCGTATTGCACAAGAAAAACGTCCTGATTTATTAATCGATGGTCCATTACAATACGATGCGGCAGTAATGAAAGATGTAGCCGCTTCTAAAGCGCCAAACTCTAAAGTGGCTGGTCAAGCAAACGTCTTTGTATTCCCTGATATCAACGCAGGTAACATCGGCTATAAAGCAGTTCAACGTTCTGCTGATTTAGTGGCAGTAGGTCCAATGCTTCAAGGTATGCGTAAACCGGTTAATGACTTATCTCGTGGTGCATTAGTAGATGATATCGTCTACACCATCGCATTAACTGCGATCCAAGCAACTCAAGCTTAA
- a CDS encoding acetate kinase: MSKLVLILNCGSSSLKFAILDPATGDEKLSGLAEAFYLPEARIKWKLNGEKGSADLGAGAAHTEALNFIASNIMTDELKNSITSIGHRIVHGGEKYTQSVVVTDEVIKGIEDAAQFAPLHNPAHLIGIREAFKTFPHLKDKNVVVFDTAFHQTMPEEAFLYALPYSLYKEHGVRRYGAHGTSHYFVSREVAEYVGKPADQVNAIICHLGNGGSVSVVRNGKCIDTSMGLTPLEGLVMGTRCGDIDPAIIFYLYKNLGMSMEQIEETLVKKSGLLGLTEVTSDCRYAEDNYDDASKPEAKRALNVYSYRLAKYIGAYMAVLGDDHLDAIAFTGGIGENSAHVRELALGHLKLFGIKLDQERNLAARFGKSGLITADDSAFKAIVLPTNEELVIAQDTARLAG, translated from the coding sequence ATGTCAAAACTTGTTCTCATCCTTAACTGTGGTAGTTCTTCATTAAAATTTGCAATCCTCGATCCTGCGACAGGTGACGAAAAATTATCAGGCTTAGCCGAAGCATTTTATCTTCCTGAAGCTCGTATCAAATGGAAACTTAACGGTGAAAAAGGTAGTGCAGATTTAGGTGCTGGAGCTGCGCACACTGAAGCTCTTAACTTCATCGCATCAAACATTATGACTGATGAGCTTAAAAACTCTATCACCTCTATTGGTCACCGTATCGTTCACGGTGGTGAGAAATACACCCAATCTGTTGTCGTAACAGACGAAGTGATTAAAGGTATTGAAGATGCAGCGCAATTCGCACCACTTCACAACCCGGCTCACTTAATTGGTATCCGTGAAGCATTCAAAACATTCCCACACTTAAAAGATAAGAACGTTGTCGTATTTGATACCGCATTCCACCAAACCATGCCTGAAGAAGCATTCTTGTATGCGCTTCCATACTCACTTTACAAAGAACATGGCGTACGTCGCTACGGTGCCCACGGTACCAGCCACTATTTCGTTTCTCGTGAAGTGGCTGAATACGTAGGCAAACCGGCAGATCAAGTAAACGCAATTATCTGTCATTTAGGTAATGGGGGTTCTGTTTCTGTGGTTCGTAACGGTAAATGTATCGATACATCTATGGGTTTAACTCCATTAGAAGGTTTAGTGATGGGTACACGTTGTGGTGACATCGACCCTGCAATCATTTTCTATCTATACAAAAACTTAGGCATGTCAATGGAGCAAATCGAAGAGACCCTAGTGAAAAAATCAGGTCTTTTAGGTTTAACTGAAGTAACGAGCGACTGTCGTTATGCAGAAGATAACTATGATGACGCATCTAAACCAGAAGCAAAACGTGCATTAAACGTTTACAGCTACCGTTTAGCAAAATACATCGGTGCATATATGGCTGTTTTAGGTGATGATCACTTAGATGCGATTGCATTTACGGGTGGTATCGGTGAAAACTCAGCTCACGTTCGTGAATTAGCGTTAGGTCACTTAAAATTATTTGGCATCAAATTAGACCAAGAACGTAATCTTGCTGCTCGCTTTGGCAAATCGGGCTTAATTACCGCTGATGATTCTGCATTCAAAGCAATCGTTCTTCCAACTAACGAAGAATTAGTCATTGCACAAGATACAGCACGTTTAGCGGGCTAA
- the yfbV gene encoding terminus macrodomain insulation protein YfbV: MSSFFSTLKQGQVYLQTWPLEAKLGMIFPENRIIKATKFAQKFMPFMAVFAVVWQQLYAKADLTAFSIAILTAICALAMPFQGLYWLGKRAKSPLEPQSSQWFYEISERLRKQHESLPTVQDKPTYQHLAEVLRKAQRKLDKAFWQEI; this comes from the coding sequence ATGTCATCATTTTTTTCAACCTTAAAACAAGGGCAAGTTTATTTGCAAACGTGGCCATTAGAAGCGAAACTCGGCATGATTTTTCCGGAAAATCGCATTATTAAAGCCACAAAATTTGCACAAAAATTTATGCCTTTTATGGCAGTATTTGCAGTGGTCTGGCAGCAACTTTATGCCAAAGCAGATCTTACTGCATTTTCGATTGCTATTTTGACCGCAATTTGTGCATTAGCGATGCCATTTCAAGGTTTATATTGGTTGGGGAAACGAGCAAAATCACCCTTAGAACCGCAAAGTTCTCAGTGGTTTTATGAGATTAGTGAACGTTTGAGAAAACAACATGAAAGTTTGCCAACCGTGCAAGATAAACCGACATATCAGCACTTGGCAGAAGTATTACGAAAGGCGCAGCGAAAATTAGATAAAGCATTTTGGCAGGAAATCTAG
- a CDS encoding CvpA family protein, protein MIDYIIIGIIAFSVIVSLLRGFVREVMSLASWVIAFIVASQFYPYLATYLTQIGSDYVRNGAAIGILFVLTLIVGSVVNYVISQLVNKTGLTGTDRVLGAAFGLIRGALIVAAILFFLDTFTNFEQTDWWKESKLIPHFGFIIEWFFQQLQASSSFLNSTFKQ, encoded by the coding sequence ATGATTGATTATATTATCATTGGTATTATTGCGTTTTCTGTTATCGTGAGTTTATTACGTGGATTTGTGCGAGAGGTGATGTCTCTTGCGAGTTGGGTCATTGCATTTATTGTTGCTAGCCAATTTTATCCTTATCTCGCTACCTATCTTACTCAAATCGGCTCCGACTATGTACGTAATGGTGCTGCAATCGGTATTTTGTTTGTGTTAACTTTAATTGTGGGTAGTGTTGTTAATTATGTAATTAGCCAATTAGTGAATAAAACAGGATTAACAGGAACTGATCGTGTGCTCGGTGCGGCATTTGGCTTAATTCGTGGTGCTTTAATTGTTGCAGCGATTTTATTTTTCCTAGATACCTTCACAAACTTTGAACAAACCGATTGGTGGAAAGAATCAAAATTGATTCCTCATTTTGGTTTTATTATTGAATGGTTTTTTCAACAACTACAAGCAAGCTCGAGTTTTTTAAACTCTACTTTTAAACAATAA
- the purF gene encoding amidophosphoribosyltransferase: protein MCGIVGIVSQNAVNESIYAALTLLQHRGQDAAGIVTIDDENRFRLRKSNGLVSDVFRQEHMLRLQGNAGLGHVRYPTAGSSSVSEAQPFYVNSPYGLTLVHNGNLTNSAELKDKLFKDARRHVNTNSDSELLLNILANHLDRINKYHLDPQDIFDAVRATHKDIRGAYACLAMIIGHGMVAFRDPFGIRPLVLGQREENGSVEYMFASESVALDVAGFEFVRDVAPGEAIYVTFDGKLYAEQCAESAVLNPCIFEYVYFARPDSTIDRVSVYAARVHMGEYLGKKIAKEWADEVDNIDVVIPVPETSTDIALQIAKILDKPYRQGFVKNRYVGRTFIMPGQAQRISSVRRKLNTIKAEFKDKNVLLVDDSIVRGTTSEQIVCMARAAGAKKIYFASAAPEIRYPNVYGIDMPTKQELIACGRSVEEIAKLIGVDKLIFQDLEALTESVRQENPAIQGFDCSVFTGEYITGDITPEYLDNIAFQRNDSAKKKREKDASNLEIHNEG, encoded by the coding sequence ATGTGTGGAATTGTCGGTATCGTTAGCCAAAATGCGGTTAACGAATCCATTTATGCAGCATTAACTTTATTACAACATCGAGGCCAAGATGCAGCGGGGATTGTCACAATCGATGATGAAAACCGCTTTCGCTTACGTAAGTCAAATGGCCTTGTAAGCGATGTGTTCAGACAAGAACATATGTTACGTTTACAAGGCAATGCTGGGTTAGGACATGTGCGTTATCCAACAGCAGGTAGCTCAAGTGTATCAGAAGCTCAACCTTTCTATGTTAACTCACCTTATGGTTTAACCCTCGTTCACAATGGCAACTTAACCAATTCAGCCGAATTAAAAGATAAATTATTCAAAGACGCCCGCCGCCATGTGAATACTAATTCCGATTCAGAACTTCTTCTTAATATTCTCGCCAACCACCTAGACAGAATTAATAAATACCACCTCGATCCACAAGATATTTTTGATGCAGTTCGTGCCACACATAAAGATATCCGTGGTGCTTATGCATGCTTAGCCATGATTATTGGACATGGTATGGTGGCATTTCGCGATCCTTTTGGTATTCGTCCATTGGTATTAGGTCAGCGTGAAGAAAATGGCTCAGTAGAATATATGTTTGCTTCTGAAAGTGTTGCATTAGATGTGGCAGGTTTTGAATTTGTCCGTGATGTTGCGCCAGGTGAAGCCATTTATGTGACCTTTGATGGCAAACTCTATGCTGAGCAATGTGCCGAAAGTGCGGTCTTAAATCCGTGCATTTTTGAATATGTGTATTTTGCTCGCCCAGATTCGACGATAGATCGTGTATCTGTTTATGCGGCACGTGTTCACATGGGCGAATATTTAGGTAAAAAAATTGCAAAAGAATGGGCTGATGAAGTAGACAACATTGATGTCGTAATTCCTGTACCTGAAACTTCAACTGATATTGCATTACAGATTGCAAAAATTTTAGACAAACCTTATCGTCAAGGCTTTGTTAAAAACCGCTATGTTGGCCGTACGTTTATTATGCCTGGGCAAGCACAACGTATTAGCTCAGTTCGCCGTAAGCTCAATACGATTAAAGCTGAATTTAAAGATAAAAATGTATTGTTGGTTGATGATTCCATTGTTCGTGGAACAACATCAGAACAAATTGTATGTATGGCTCGCGCTGCGGGCGCAAAGAAAATTTACTTTGCTTCAGCTGCTCCAGAAATTCGTTATCCGAATGTGTACGGCATTGATATGCCAACAAAACAAGAGCTTATAGCCTGCGGTCGTAGTGTCGAAGAAATCGCGAAATTGATCGGAGTGGACAAATTGATCTTCCAAGATCTTGAAGCATTAACAGAATCCGTTCGTCAAGAAAACCCGGCAATTCAAGGTTTTGATTGTTCAGTATTTACTGGGGAATATATTACGGGCGATATCACGCCAGAATATCTCGATAACATTGCTTTTCAACGTAACGATTCAGCAAAGAAAAAACGTGAAAAAGATGCGAGTAATCTCGAAATCCATAATGAAGGATAA
- the dacB gene encoding serine-type D-Ala-D-Ala carboxypeptidase: MTKKSSISTALKAAFVTFGFSFSSMAKVDVASITHYLPEGASASIIAKNLNNDQIIADYNGSAFMLPASTQKIFTAVAAKLVLGDTFQFETSLLSNGKIQNNTLEDDLVVQFTGDPDLTSGQLYTLLANLKNQGIQKINGDLVLDTSVFASHDRGLGWIWNDLTMCFNSPPAAANIDNNCFYAELDANQPVGETVKINVPAQFPIQVFGQVYIVDQQEAGYCQLDVVVHDNNRYQVKGCIARQAKPFGLSFAVQDPDAYAAAIIQHQLKRLGIEFTGKVKQPQKPQQGQKLAQHLSKPLPELLKKMMKKSDNQIADALFRAVAYNYYKRPASFQLGTLAVKSVLQKQGIKFGNSILADGSGLSRHNLVAPKTMLSVLEYIAKNEDTLHLMETFPIAGVDGTISGRGSLINPPLVKNVIAKTGSLKGVYNLAGFMTNAQGEKLAFVQFINGYSTGDLESKTKRAPLVQFESTLYNDFYKD; the protein is encoded by the coding sequence ATGACTAAAAAATCTTCTATTTCGACCGCACTTAAGGCCGCATTTGTCACATTCGGATTTTCTTTTTCTTCTATGGCTAAAGTTGATGTGGCCTCTATCACCCACTATTTACCAGAAGGCGCGTCTGCCAGTATTATTGCTAAAAACCTCAATAACGATCAAATTATCGCAGATTACAATGGTTCAGCGTTTATGTTACCTGCTAGCACACAAAAAATCTTTACCGCTGTAGCAGCTAAATTAGTATTAGGTGATACCTTCCAGTTTGAGACTTCACTTTTAAGTAACGGAAAAATTCAGAATAATACCTTAGAAGATGATCTTGTTGTGCAATTTACTGGCGATCCTGATCTCACCAGTGGACAACTTTATACCCTACTCGCTAATTTAAAAAATCAAGGTATTCAGAAGATTAATGGCGATCTTGTGTTAGATACTTCTGTCTTTGCTAGCCACGACCGTGGGTTAGGTTGGATTTGGAACGATCTCACCATGTGCTTTAACTCCCCTCCTGCAGCAGCAAATATTGATAATAACTGTTTTTATGCAGAACTGGATGCAAATCAACCTGTGGGTGAAACAGTCAAAATTAATGTTCCTGCTCAATTCCCTATTCAAGTTTTCGGGCAAGTTTACATTGTGGATCAACAAGAGGCTGGTTATTGCCAGTTAGACGTCGTTGTTCACGACAATAATCGCTATCAAGTTAAAGGCTGTATTGCGCGTCAAGCAAAACCTTTTGGACTTAGTTTTGCAGTACAAGATCCGGATGCCTATGCAGCTGCCATTATTCAACATCAATTAAAACGTCTTGGTATCGAATTTACAGGTAAAGTGAAACAGCCTCAAAAACCGCAGCAAGGGCAAAAACTTGCACAACATTTATCTAAACCACTGCCTGAGTTATTGAAAAAAATGATGAAAAAATCAGATAACCAAATTGCAGATGCCCTATTCAGAGCAGTAGCCTACAATTACTATAAACGCCCGGCTTCATTTCAATTAGGTACATTGGCAGTTAAATCAGTATTACAAAAACAAGGCATTAAATTTGGCAACAGCATTTTAGCTGATGGTTCTGGCCTTTCTCGTCACAATTTGGTTGCACCGAAAACTATGCTGTCTGTGTTGGAGTACATCGCTAAAAATGAAGATACACTGCATTTAATGGAAACTTTCCCGATCGCAGGTGTAGATGGCACCATCAGCGGACGCGGCAGCTTAATTAATCCACCATTGGTTAAAAATGTCATTGCGAAAACAGGCTCATTAAAAGGCGTTTATAACCTTGCTGGTTTTATGACCAATGCTCAAGGTGAAAAACTGGCTTTCGTTCAATTTATCAATGGTTACTCCACTGGCGATTTAGAAAGTAAAACGAAACGCGCTCCACTTGTGCAATTTGAAAGTACACTTTATAACGATTTTTATAAAGACTAA
- the greA gene encoding transcription elongation factor GreA, with amino-acid sequence MKQIPMTVRGADLLREELDFLKNERRPEIIKAIAEAREHGDLKENAEYHAAREQQGFCEGRIQEIEGKLANCQVIDVTKLPNNGKVIFGATVVLMNTDTDEEVTYQIVGDDEADIKSGLISVNSPIARGLVGKELDDTVNITTPGGTVEFEIIEVNYI; translated from the coding sequence ATGAAGCAAATTCCAATGACTGTACGTGGTGCAGATCTATTACGCGAAGAATTAGATTTCTTAAAAAATGAGCGTCGTCCTGAAATTATTAAGGCGATTGCTGAGGCTCGTGAGCATGGTGACTTAAAAGAAAATGCAGAATATCATGCTGCACGTGAGCAACAAGGTTTTTGTGAGGGACGCATTCAAGAAATTGAAGGGAAACTTGCAAATTGTCAGGTTATTGATGTCACTAAATTGCCTAATAATGGTAAAGTGATTTTTGGTGCGACAGTGGTATTAATGAATACGGATACTGATGAAGAAGTCACTTACCAAATCGTGGGCGATGATGAGGCGGATATTAAATCAGGTTTGATTTCTGTGAATTCACCGATTGCTCGTGGCTTGGTGGGAAAAGAGTTGGATGATACCGTAAATATTACCACACCAGGTGGAACGGTTGAGTTCGAGATTATTGAAGTCAATTACATCTAA
- the yhbY gene encoding ribosome assembly RNA-binding protein YhbY, which translates to MIILSTKQKQFLKGLAHHLSPVVMLGGNGLTEGVLAEIDNALNHHELIKVKIAGADRETKQLIIDAIVRETQSSNVQTIGHILVLYRPSEEGKIQLPRK; encoded by the coding sequence ATGATAATCTTATCAACAAAACAAAAACAATTTTTAAAAGGACTTGCTCATCACCTTAGCCCTGTCGTCATGCTTGGCGGTAACGGCTTAACTGAAGGTGTATTAGCCGAAATCGATAATGCATTAAATCATCACGAATTAATCAAAGTAAAAATTGCTGGTGCAGATCGCGAAACTAAACAGTTAATCATTGATGCAATTGTACGTGAAACACAATCATCTAATGTTCAAACAATCGGGCATATTTTGGTGCTCTATCGACCAAGCGAAGAAGGTAAAATCCAGCTACCTCGTAAATAA
- the rlmE gene encoding 23S rRNA (uridine(2552)-2'-O)-methyltransferase RlmE, with protein MGKKKRSASSSRWLNEHFKDPFVQKAHKQKLRSRAYFKLDEIQQTDKLFKPGMTVVDLGAAPGGWSQYVVSQIGGKGRVIACDILDMNPIVGVDFLQGDFRDENVLNALLERVGEAKVDVVMSDMAPNFSGMPSVDIPRAMYLVELALDMCKQVLAKKGSFVVKVFQGEGFDEYLREIRSLFSVVKVRKPEASRGRSREVYIVASGYKGE; from the coding sequence ATGGGAAAGAAAAAACGTTCGGCGAGTTCTTCTCGTTGGCTAAACGAACATTTTAAAGATCCGTTTGTTCAGAAAGCACATAAACAAAAATTACGCTCGCGTGCTTACTTTAAGTTAGATGAAATTCAACAAACGGATAAATTGTTTAAACCGGGAATGACCGTGGTGGATCTTGGTGCCGCACCAGGCGGTTGGTCACAATACGTTGTGAGCCAGATTGGCGGAAAAGGCAGAGTGATTGCTTGTGATATTTTAGATATGAATCCAATTGTCGGTGTAGATTTCTTGCAAGGTGATTTTCGTGATGAAAATGTACTGAATGCATTATTAGAACGAGTTGGTGAAGCAAAAGTTGATGTAGTGATGTCTGATATGGCGCCCAATTTTAGTGGTATGCCATCGGTTGATATTCCACGCGCAATGTATTTGGTAGAGCTAGCCTTAGATATGTGTAAGCAAGTTTTGGCGAAAAAAGGCAGTTTTGTGGTCAAAGTATTCCAGGGAGAAGGCTTCGATGAGTATTTGCGTGAAATTCGTTCACTGTTTAGTGTTGTAAAAGTACGTAAACCAGAGGCCTCTCGTGGACGTTCTCGCGAAGTTTATATTGTAGCGAGTGGTTATAAAGGCGAATAA
- the ftsH gene encoding ATP-dependent zinc metalloprotease FtsH — translation MVKNLVLWVVVAVVMMTAYQSFNSNGVSDSTDYTTFVYDVSNSQVKEARFDANEITVTKNDGSKYMTVMPPLEDKKLLDDLLNKKVKIEGTPFEKRSLLSQILISWFPMLFLVGVWIFFMRQMQGGGGKAMSFGKSRAKMLNQDQIKVTFADVAGCDEAKEEVGEVVDFLREPKKFQNLGGKIPKGILMVGPPGTGKTLLAKAIAGEAKVPFFTISGSDFVEMFVGVGASRVRDMFEQAKKNAPCLIFIDEIDAVGRQRGAGLGGGHDEREQTLNQMLVEMDGFGGNEGVIVIAATNRPDVLDPALTRPGRFDRQVVVGLPDVKGREQILKVHMRKVPVAGDVDAMTLARGTPGYSGADLANLVNEAALFAARSNKRTVSMLEFEKAKDKINMGPERRTMIMTDKQKESTAFHEAGHAIVGYLVPEHDPVHKVTIIPRGRALGVTFFLPEGDQISISQKQLESKLSTLYAGRLAEDLIYGEENISTGASNDIKVATNIARNMVTQWGFSDKLGPILYTEDEGEVFLGRSMAKAKHMSDETAHAIDEEVRAIVNRNYARARQILIDNMDILHAMKDALVKYETIEEEQIKQLMNREPVTPPSGWEDNKDTKPTAKPQEEKTENAVNHSEDPEA, via the coding sequence ATGGTCAAAAATCTAGTTCTATGGGTTGTGGTTGCAGTTGTCATGATGACGGCTTACCAAAGTTTTAACTCCAATGGTGTGAGTGACTCAACAGATTACACAACTTTTGTGTATGATGTGAGTAATAGTCAAGTGAAAGAAGCGCGTTTTGATGCGAATGAAATCACTGTGACCAAAAATGACGGTTCTAAATATATGACCGTTATGCCACCGTTGGAAGATAAAAAACTCTTAGATGACTTATTAAATAAAAAAGTCAAAATCGAAGGTACGCCTTTTGAAAAACGCAGTTTATTATCACAAATTTTGATTTCTTGGTTCCCAATGCTATTCCTTGTGGGTGTATGGATTTTCTTCATGCGACAAATGCAAGGTGGTGGTGGCAAAGCCATGAGCTTTGGTAAAAGCCGCGCGAAAATGCTGAACCAAGACCAAATCAAAGTCACTTTTGCAGATGTCGCAGGTTGTGATGAAGCAAAAGAAGAAGTCGGTGAAGTAGTTGATTTCTTGCGTGAACCGAAAAAATTCCAAAACCTTGGTGGTAAAATTCCAAAAGGGATTTTAATGGTAGGTCCTCCAGGTACAGGTAAAACCTTATTAGCGAAAGCTATTGCGGGTGAAGCAAAAGTGCCTTTCTTTACCATTTCAGGTTCTGACTTTGTGGAGATGTTTGTAGGGGTTGGTGCTTCTCGTGTACGTGATATGTTCGAGCAAGCGAAGAAAAACGCACCTTGCCTCATCTTTATTGATGAAATCGATGCGGTAGGTCGCCAACGTGGCGCTGGTTTAGGTGGTGGACACGATGAGCGTGAACAAACCCTTAACCAGATGTTAGTTGAAATGGATGGTTTCGGTGGTAACGAAGGTGTAATTGTTATTGCAGCAACTAACCGTCCAGATGTACTTGATCCAGCATTAACTCGTCCAGGTCGTTTTGACCGTCAAGTTGTCGTGGGTTTACCGGATGTGAAAGGTCGTGAGCAAATTTTAAAAGTTCACATGCGTAAAGTTCCTGTGGCTGGTGATGTTGATGCGATGACACTTGCTCGTGGTACACCAGGTTATTCAGGTGCGGATTTAGCGAACTTGGTTAATGAAGCGGCATTATTTGCTGCACGTAGCAATAAACGTACTGTATCGATGCTTGAGTTTGAAAAAGCCAAAGATAAGATCAATATGGGACCTGAGCGTCGTACCATGATCATGACGGATAAACAAAAAGAATCGACAGCGTTCCATGAAGCGGGTCATGCGATTGTGGGTTACTTAGTGCCTGAACATGATCCTGTACATAAAGTCACGATTATTCCTCGTGGCCGCGCATTAGGTGTGACTTTCTTCTTGCCTGAAGGCGATCAAATTAGTATCAGCCAAAAACAATTAGAAAGTAAACTTTCAACACTTTATGCGGGACGCTTAGCAGAAGATTTGATTTACGGTGAAGAAAATATTTCTACCGGTGCGTCTAACGATATTAAAGTGGCAACCAATATTGCACGTAATATGGTGACCCAATGGGGCTTCTCAGATAAACTCGGTCCAATTCTTTATACCGAAGATGAAGGCGAAGTGTTCTTAGGGCGCTCAATGGCTAAAGCAAAACATATGTCAGATGAAACGGCGCATGCGATTGATGAGGAAGTACGTGCGATTGTAAATCGTAACTATGCGAGAGCTAGACAGATTTTGATCGACAATATGGATATTCTTCATGCTATGAAAGATGCGTTAGTGAAATATGAAACCATTGAAGAAGAACAAATCAAACAGTTGATGAATCGTGAACCTGTTACCCCGCCATCAGGTTGGGAAGATAACAAAGACACAAAACCAACAGCAAAACCGCAGGAAGAGAAAACTGAAAATGCGGTTAATCATTCAGAAGATCCTGAAGCATAA